A genomic stretch from Serratia entomophila includes:
- a CDS encoding LysE family translocator, with translation MLSETALSILSITGAIALGAMSPGQSFILVARTAVASSRFDGMAVALGMGVGCFIFALLALLGLQSLLLAVPWLYGTLKLLGGAYLIYLAFNMLRGASRPLNIGAAGSRQLGFRNAFTAGLLTQLGNPNTAIVFGSVFAALLSHKISPPMYLLLPLIALTVDVLWYAFVAYVLSSPRPRRVYLRFKAWFDRLGGGVLALLGLKLMLNR, from the coding sequence ATGTTGAGCGAAACGGCGCTGTCGATATTGAGCATTACCGGCGCGATTGCGCTGGGGGCAATGAGCCCGGGGCAGAGTTTTATTTTGGTGGCGCGTACCGCAGTGGCTTCTTCACGTTTTGACGGCATGGCGGTCGCATTGGGGATGGGCGTCGGTTGCTTCATTTTTGCGCTGCTGGCCTTGTTAGGCTTGCAGTCACTGCTGCTGGCCGTGCCCTGGCTGTACGGCACGCTCAAGCTGCTGGGCGGGGCTTACCTAATCTATCTGGCGTTTAACATGCTGCGCGGCGCCAGCCGCCCGTTGAACATCGGGGCGGCCGGCAGCCGGCAACTGGGGTTTCGCAACGCCTTTACTGCCGGCCTGCTGACCCAGTTAGGCAACCCGAACACCGCCATTGTCTTCGGCAGCGTATTCGCCGCGCTGCTCAGCCATAAAATCTCTCCACCGATGTATCTGTTGCTGCCGCTGATCGCCCTGACGGTCGACGTGCTGTGGTACGCCTTCGTGGCCTATGTGCTGTCTTCACCGCGCCCGCGCCGGGTCTATCTGCGGTTCAAAGCCTGGTTTGATCGGCTGGGCGGCGGCGTGCTGGCGCTGCTTGGCCTGAAGCTGATGCTGAACCGCTGA
- a CDS encoding LysR family transcriptional regulator, whose product MNFSSDNIELFLAVLDRGSFSAAARALRRVPSAVSMGIANMEAELGFQLFDRTHREPTPTALALALAPHARLIAEQLKQLQVHAIELSQGLESRLSIGVASDINSAALLAAVQTLSQRYPLLDIEVLAAPQDDVLHMLHQQRVSVALAFGGLNINSAEQFHFVGAESLVATLSPQHPAIRGAADELFLEDLVNVRQIMVASRDLPVVDLRPRVAESYWRTDSLPMALSMVEAGLGWGNFPLSLTAPLLAQSRLVRLKFKNTKNELRLPMHLIWLKNRPQDRAARELVALMRDAPQGS is encoded by the coding sequence ATGAACTTTTCCAGCGACAATATCGAGCTGTTCCTGGCGGTGCTGGATCGCGGGTCGTTTTCCGCCGCCGCCCGGGCGCTGCGGCGCGTGCCTTCGGCGGTCAGCATGGGGATCGCCAACATGGAGGCGGAGCTCGGTTTTCAACTGTTTGACCGCACGCACCGCGAGCCGACGCCGACCGCATTGGCGCTGGCGTTGGCGCCGCACGCGCGGCTGATCGCCGAACAGCTCAAACAGCTGCAGGTGCACGCCATCGAGCTCTCGCAGGGGCTGGAGAGCCGGCTGTCGATCGGCGTGGCTTCGGACATCAACAGCGCCGCATTGCTGGCGGCGGTGCAAACGCTGTCGCAACGCTACCCGCTGCTGGATATCGAGGTGCTGGCCGCGCCACAGGATGACGTGCTGCACATGCTGCATCAGCAAAGGGTGAGCGTCGCCCTGGCGTTCGGCGGCCTGAATATCAACAGCGCGGAGCAGTTTCATTTTGTCGGCGCGGAGTCGCTGGTAGCGACGCTGTCGCCGCAGCATCCGGCAATCCGGGGCGCGGCGGATGAGCTGTTTCTTGAGGATTTGGTCAACGTGCGGCAGATCATGGTGGCCAGCCGCGATCTGCCGGTCGTCGATCTGCGCCCCCGGGTGGCGGAGTCTTACTGGCGTACCGACAGCCTGCCGATGGCGCTGAGCATGGTTGAGGCGGGGCTGGGTTGGGGCAATTTCCCGCTGTCTCTGACCGCCCCGCTGTTGGCGCAGAGCCGGCTGGTGCGGCTGAAGTTCAAAAACACCAAGAATGAGCTGCGCCTGCCGATGCACCTGATCTGGCTGAAAAACCGGCCGCAGGACAGGGCCGCCCGCGAGCTGGTGGCCCTGATGCGCGATGCGCCGCAGGGATCTTAA